Sequence from the Candidatus Eisenbacteria bacterium genome:
CCGCTCCGGCTCGTGGGTGTCCACGCGGAACACGTGCCAGGCGTCCTTGAGCTGGACGGGGTGGCTGTACTCGCCCTCCTTGAGCGCCAGGAGCGTCTCGGCCAGCGCGGGCTCACGGCCCAGGCCGGCGAAGAAGCCGTCGCGGGTGACGGTGCCCAGGCTGCCGCCGTTGTCCTTCGTGGCGGCGTCCGTGGAGAGCTCCTTGGACAGGTCCGCGAATTCCCTCTGCTTGAGCTGCAGCAGGGTGCGGACCTTCTGGGCCTCCTTGAGCGTGGCCACCTGGATGTGGCGGACGGTCACGCTCTCCTTGATCCTGTAGTCCTCGGGATGCGATGCGTACCAGGCCGCGATCTCTCCCGAGTCGGCGCGGGCCCGCGGGCGCAGTGTCTTTTCAAGGTAGGCGTTGATCAGGATCTGTCGCCGGGCGTTCTCGATGCGCGAGGCCACCAGCGAGTCGGTGCCGATGCCGGAGTTCTCCGCACCCAGGAGCAGCACCCTCGACTCGAACAACTGGTCGAGCGTGCGCAGCCGGTCGCGCGTGGTGCGCGCCGACTGGCGGGTCTCCGGGGCCATCTCGCGGAGCCAGTCCGCGACCGTGAAGGGCTTCCCGTCCAGCACGGCCATGACCCGGGACGTGGAATCCTGCGGGACCGGGGCCGCGACCACCTTCGGCGGCGGGCGATGATCTTCGGTGCGTTTCCGGCCCGGATCAGGCCGTCTCGGATTCGCGGACCACCCACACGCGCAGTTCGGCGGTGACGTTTCCGGGCAGCTTCACCGGGACCTTGAACACGCCCAGCGCCTTGAGCGGCTCGTCCAGCTGGAGCTTTCGCCGGTCCAGCTCGATGCCCTCGGCGTTGACCTTCGCGGCGATGTCCATGGAGGTCACCGAGCCGAACAGCGTGTCGTCGTCGCCGGCGCGGGCCGGGATGGTGATGGCCAGCGCCTCGAGCTTGCGCGCCAGCTCCTCGCTGCCGCGGCGCAGCTTGTTGTTGCGGTTCTCCTTGCGCTTCTGCAGCTCGCGGAACAGGTTGGCCGAGTTGCCCGCGGCCGCGATCGCGATCTCGCGCGGCAGCAGGTAGTTCCGGGCGTAGCCGGGCGCCACCTTGACGGTCTCGCCGGTCTTGCCGAGCCCGGTGATGTCCTCCAGCAGGATCACTTCCACCTTGTACCTCCGTGCGTTCGTTACTGGAAACCACGCCCCGCGTCGCGGGGTCGTCTTCGAATCACCGCGGGCCCGTCCGGGGACGGGCCTGAATCTTCCGGAAATCCAGCCACACGTCCGAGAGCCCCAGGACGCAGGCGAACACGCTGAACAGCGGCGAGAGCAGCAGCAGCCACACGGCCAGCACCGCCGCCCCGGCCAGCCACCACACCCGCACCGCCAGGGCCAGGAACGTCATCACCGACAGGCCCTGGAGAAAGTAGGCCGCCGCCATCACGGCCACCACGTTGGCCCCCGCCCGGTATACCGCGGCCTGGCGGGTGACCAGCAGGAGAATGCCCAGACTCAACACCCACACCGCCGCGTCGGGCACGCGCAGCAGCGGAAACCTCGTCAGCGGCGCCGGCTCGTGCGCGCTGCCCTGCAGCGCCGCCCTCGCCATCGAATAGCCCCACGCCATCAGCGGCGGGGCCTGCAGCAGGCAGAACGCGGGCATCAGCAGCACCACGGTGTCCGCGCCCCGCTCCAGCAGCGCCCGGAACGCCTGGGGCGTCAGGCCCAGGCGCGGATCGAACGGCACCCGGCGGCCCAGTTCGGTGAGCAGCTCCGCGCGCAGGGCCGCCTCCACCGTGGCGTGGCCGGGGCCGGTGAAGTAGCCCGCCACCCACGCCAGCAGCGGGGCCGCGGCCAGCAACACCGCCAACCCGGGGCGCATCCGCGCCCGCATGGCGAAGGCCATCGTCAGGGCGCCCACCGTGAGCGCCAGCGCGAAACCGGACCACGTCCATGGAACTCGCGCCAGCGCCAGCGCCGTCATCCCCAGGAACCCGACCGCGGGCGCCCGCCAGCCCGGCAGGCGCACCCCCAGGACCACCATCAGGGCCACCCAGGCGGCCAGCGGGGTCCACAGCATCCAGCCCGGCAGGTCCGCCACCAGGGGCAGGGCGGCCAGCGTGGCCAGCCACAGCCCGGCGTGCCCCCGCAACCGCATGAGGGCCTCCGCCCTAGCGGTAGACTTCGCTGGCGAACGGCAGCAGCGCCAGGTAACGCGCGCGCTTCACCGCCGTGGTGATCTGGATCTGGTGCTTGGAGCAGGCGCCGGAGATGCGGCGCGGGACGATCTTGCCGCGGTCGGTGATGAACCGGCCCAGGCGCTTCTCGTCCTTGTAGTCGATCCGCTCGACGCGCTCGAAGCACAGCTTGCAGAACTTCTTCTTTACGCCGCGCCCTTCCTTTTCACGTGCCATTTCGAGTTTGCCTCCTATGGGTGCCACTTGGACGTCGCTTCGACTCCGCCGCGGCGGGCCCGCTCCGCTCACCCCTGCTGCGGGGCGTCCAGCGGGAGCTCGGGCTCCGGCCCGGGGCCGGGCGACACGATCTTCAGTTCTTCCACGCGGATCTCGACGGGCCCCCGGACGATGCCGTCCGCGCCCGCCGCCGCGTGCGACTGGAGCTGCCCCTCCACGTAGACCTGGCCACCCTTGCGCAACTTCTCGTGCGCCTCGAGGGCCGCCGGGCCGGTGACCACCGCGCCGACGTGGCCGGGGACGCGTTCCAGCATTCCGTTGGGCCGGCGCACTTCCCGCTCGAACTCGAGCGAGAGCCGCGCCAGCGGCACTCCGGTGGGCAGGTAGCGCAACTCCGGCTCGCGCGTCACGCGCGCCGAGAGCTGCACCCGGTTCACCGGGGCCGGGCCCAAGAGGCTACTCCAAGGCTCCCGGGCCCTCGGCGGCCGGGGCCACGGGGGCCGGGGCCGGGGGGGCCGGAGGGGCCGGAGCCGCGTGCGCCGCGGCGCGCGGGCCGGTGTGACGGTCCCCGCGGTCGCCACGATCGCCACGGTCGCCGCGCTCGTAGCGGTCGCCACGGTCGTAGC
This genomic interval carries:
- a CDS encoding peptidyl-prolyl cis-trans isomerase; this translates as MAVLDGKPFTVADWLREMAPETRQSARTTRDRLRTLDQLFESRVLLLGAENSGIGTDSLVASRIENARRQILINAYLEKTLRPRARADSGEIAAWYASHPEDYRIKESVTVRHIQVATLKEAQKVRTLLQLKQREFADLSKELSTDAATKDNGGSLGTVTRDGFFAGLGREPALAETLLALKEGEYSHPVQLKDAWHVFRVDTHEPERLQPLDAVRDQIRGRLEREKIRTVYTAHLDELRAKFGWKVDSAVVGDSALFQPSAAELFRQAQGTTDPQTRIRMYEELMSLYPGSNYCDQAQFMIAFVYSEELSDYDRAEQEFKKLVTNYPKSELVKSAQWMLENMRKNAPQFDLPDSLPAPPAGKSEGKPGK
- a CDS encoding 50S ribosomal protein L9 codes for the protein MEVILLEDITGLGKTGETVKVAPGYARNYLLPREIAIAAAGNSANLFRELQKRKENRNNKLRRGSEELARKLEALAITIPARAGDDDTLFGSVTSMDIAAKVNAEGIELDRRKLQLDEPLKALGVFKVPVKLPGNVTAELRVWVVRESETA
- a CDS encoding DUF2232 domain-containing protein, coding for MRLRGHAGLWLATLAALPLVADLPGWMLWTPLAAWVALMVVLGVRLPGWRAPAVGFLGMTALALARVPWTWSGFALALTVGALTMAFAMRARMRPGLAVLLAAAPLLAWVAGYFTGPGHATVEAALRAELLTELGRRVPFDPRLGLTPQAFRALLERGADTVVLLMPAFCLLQAPPLMAWGYSMARAALQGSAHEPAPLTRFPLLRVPDAAVWVLSLGILLLVTRQAAVYRAGANVVAVMAAAYFLQGLSVMTFLALAVRVWWLAGAAVLAVWLLLLSPLFSVFACVLGLSDVWLDFRKIQARPRTGPR
- a CDS encoding 30S ribosomal protein S18, whose protein sequence is MAREKEGRGVKKKFCKLCFERVERIDYKDEKRLGRFITDRGKIVPRRISGACSKHQIQITTAVKRARYLALLPFASEVYR
- a CDS encoding single-stranded DNA-binding protein; the encoded protein is MGPAPVNRVQLSARVTREPELRYLPTGVPLARLSLEFEREVRRPNGMLERVPGHVGAVVTGPAALEAHEKLRKGGQVYVEGQLQSHAAAGADGIVRGPVEIRVEELKIVSPGPGPEPELPLDAPQQG